The Pelodiscus sinensis isolate JC-2024 chromosome 4, ASM4963464v1, whole genome shotgun sequence genomic sequence ccctgacaggtgtctatccaatctgctattagatagctccagtgatggagattccacaacctccccaggcaattgattccagtgtttccccaccctgacagttaggaagtttttcctaatgtccaacataaatctcccttgctgcagttgaagcccattgcttcttggcctatcctcagaggccgaggaaaacattttttctcccttctccttttagCACCTTtatatgtacttgaaaactgctgttatgtcccctcctagtcttcttttttccaaacaaaacaagcccattTTTTTCAGTCCTCCCTCATAGCCCATGTCTTCTagttctttattcatttttgttgctcttctctggcccctctccaatttcGCCACATCGTTCCTAAATTCTCCAGCTGGTTAGGAAGTGGACTGATTTGCTATCTCCAGATAAGAAGAGCATAATTTTTGGCAATATGCCCTGGGCAACATAtgaacagctttcaagtacaggttgaacctctctcatccagagCTCTCTTATCCAGAAACATtcatcatccagaatgattttactcggatgtccacttttcatgagtgtggacaagtggtcccataaagtttgtttacagccaccagtcctggcgttcagtgttctgtgctgttatttagctctaatttacccctacatgtcctcTAAAAGCACAGCAAGCAgtagaagtgctggtaatgctgctagccaATATTGACTTCCCTTGGTCCAGAAACCTGTCTCGTTCAGAACCGGTCTGGatgagagaagttcaacctgtagctaaaagggtgttacaaggaggaggggaaaaaaatgttctcttttctctctgatgataggacaagaagcaatgggcttctaCTTTAGTCCTGCTTTAGTtgattaaccggttaaacgttagATCAAcctaactgggattttacatctctagccaCAGCATCACCAGCAAGGGACATAAACTGAATATGTAACTGAACATCACCTGAAAGTGGTAGCCAGTTGAGAATCTAGGTGGTGTCTGGCCTGCAGGTTTGGGATTTGCTATGATGATCATTTTTACACACTAAAGAAAATACAAGAGCAGAAAAAGCAAGACTATTGCATTCAGGTAACAAACCAAACCATACAGGCCTTTTGGCGTATGTCCATGCCGCTTAAAGAGCCTCTGTGCTGGTTGGTTGTTTTATGTTAAATGCCTCCTCTAGGCTCTCTAGCGCCTGCTCCTTGGTGATGTTTTTCCAAGTCTGCGGCAGATTTGCTGGCTTTGCGTTGTATTTCCTAGCAAACTTATAGTTGAAGTTGTTAAAAACGAACTTCCAGTAGTCGGAAGTGTCGATGCTGGAATCGGGCTGGATGCGCCAGTCGGGGTAAACCTGTCGGTAATCTTTGTAAGGATGAAATTTTGCTTCCGTTTCTGAATTTGTAAATACTGCTTTGGAAACCACGTCAGAAGTACACAAGGAGAACTCCAGCATCCCTGTCCGTTTGTTCTTGCACTGTGCTAATCCCTGTGGCCGATGGACTGTAGCAAAGTGTTCCCCGTGGTCCATCCCTCCAGCTTCACAGGGGACCTTACAGAAcggacactgcttcccgcagccaAACACGCACTTGAAGATTTCATCCTGGGGCTTCAGAGACAGGTTGGAGAGTTTGGATTTAAAGGTCATCTCATCAAATTcagctaaaatatctttttctaGCTCAGGAAGAGCAGCCTGAACATCAGCCGCAAACTCCTCAGTGTTTGCGGTGTTTTCAAACTGCACGGCTGCGAGCCGATCGCTGGTTATCACCAAGTTGTTCTGTAATGCTTCACAAAACAGGCCTAAAAGATCACTGACTGTGTTTGCTCTTTGGTCAGCAGACTCCAGAGCCTCCATGACTTTCTTCATGATTTCAGACAGAATCTCTTTTTCCAGGTTTTGCAGACGGGTTTTCTGGCGGTAGATGTCTTGCAGGTGGCCCTCCACCCAGATTTTGACAAAATTTGCATAATTGTTAATGTATATGATATAGGTGTCGAAGTTTACGTATTTCAGCAGCTTCTTTAAGACTGTGAACTGAAAAAGGCTTCCGTTTGTATATTCATCAAATTGCCCACCGTAGACAATGTCATCCACTATTTTATACCCAAGTCGGTTATTCATGTATTCCACCAGGGCAGGTTTAAGACACCAATGAGAAAAGTCCCTGGCTCGTGTCTGGCAGGAATCCGTCCCCAAATACAGGTTTTTAAACGTGGTGAGGTATTGGGGTTTTAGTTTCTCCAGATACACTTCAGGGTTATTTTCTTGGAGGAAGTTTGCCTGCATCTTCTCTAATAAAGGAACCACTTCCCCCAAAATGTGAAGCTTCAGGTCCACTTTGAAGCAAGCGCTCGTGTGAAGGTTCTGAACGTCAGTCTCTTGAAGCCGCTCGTTGATCATCCTCAAAAGTCCTCTGCTGTAAATTTCTTTATAGTCCTCTTTGTCATCGGCGAGATGTTTAACGTAATCCTTGCACTGTTCCGTTAAAGAGTGAACAAGTTCTTCTGTTTTACGCCAGCGTTCCTGTGTGAACCATTCATTCAGACTCTTAAGCAAGGGTAAGTCCAAATACTCCTTTTTCataacaaaagcttttgtgcCATGATCCAATAAGTTGCTGTGTTGCTCTGGCTTTGGACTGGGTGACGTCTCCAGGTCCTCTCTCAGCAGCAACTCAATGTCTTGATAAACTTGCTTTTCGTCCAAACAGTTGAGCCGTATTTTTGACAATGTCTCACTCCACATTTCCTCAAACTCCACATCCAGCTCCTTGCTGTCTATCTGGTTCTTTCTCGTTTTACAGTCTTCCAGAAGAATGTCCAGTTCACCTTCAATGGTTTTTAAGTACAGCGCCTGAATTGTGTTTTTCTTTCGACATTCTTTGCCAACGTTCACCAGGTTGGAGCAAATGGAGTGTGAATCACTCGTACTTTGAAATGAAGGAGGAACTGTATTCCTAACAAAAGCCTGCACATTTCTAACTGTTTGGTTTGCTGCTGCATTTTGAATCTGCTCCAAAAAACCACGTGATAAACAGCTCAATTTCTGCTCAGTCTCCTTTGTTACACTGGTCAGGACACAAACATTTAATTTGCCTGGTTGTTGATTCTGGAAGAAGGTTTGTTTTTCAGTCACCCACAGATTCATCTCTTTGCGGACCTCCCATTCGCATGCGACTGACTGTGCGGAGACCTTGGTGTAGGCGTTGGTTACGGATGGGTTTCTAAAGCTGAAGAGGAAGTTTTCATGCTTCAGAGCACTCCACAGACTTCTCACCCATTCGATCAGCTGTGGAATGTCTTTAGGAGTGCTGTAAATGGATGCCAATACATGTTTCTTTAGCCCATAGACTCTTTCACTGTACCCAGTGCTCACAGGTGCCATGGGAAGGTCTTCTTGCCACAGGCCAGGGAGGTACCAGTTTTGTTTTTCTGGTGTATCACCCATAAGGTCAGAAACTGTAATTTGCGTCTGTAGCTTTTCCATTTTGGCTGCAGCTTTGATCATCTCATTCAGCTGCTCTGCAAGGTATTTTCTGTCCCTCATGTTTTGATCATAGGCAGCTGCATCCTTGACACTCTGATGCACAAATAGACAGGTGGGTGTGTGTCCAGCTTCCTCCATTCTGAGGAAGGCATGGACCACGATTTGCAGGACCGCCTGCATTTCGGTGGTGTTCTCCATGGCCATGTTAACGATGACGATGTTGCTCAGTCCAATTATCAGCGTGGCCAGCTCATTGTCGTGTTCAT encodes the following:
- the LOC102450387 gene encoding up-regulator of cell proliferation-like, with the translated sequence MEPYRSRKLTLRDLQEINPESLQSWTPRAVGDLPWHFLRKVLALDGAARNTSLGQGTPGDQAGREENEGQGEGGEILPHSNTDSRASLHPLDVLCAVLLCSDSFLQQEILSRMSMCQFALPLLLPALDSPRCTLLLWAMRDIVRRWRPHSRRGFREESLVLTPMPTVSFVRLGSCRFSKSQLLNEVLSPAQQHHDFFVHRDMESGNVPREIADGLVEIAWYFPAGRENSDLFPKPIAITNLRGDIESHWLQFRFLTEISSAVFIVTEGIGEREYALFSSLKGSDIKYYFILSHESSKQTETQEFLSKLAPVLKLSKQHVLEKEIGTNQEEFTEKLCSVIGSIMNDHPKEMSTESMTKAAWALGIRLDEDCEECQTASTCAKEITAEIKEVMHYKRETLTLQGALWKGLSNVEREMCRLKGQGDIPTEEYKSRLKEKWLQIRAQQYERDLPDGLTKFVNGIGMLSPRAIHYFLKCMTFNLDCIARGNLLRQQPGPPKLPKLNESSSGCSLGVEHFLRELGQFYEAEYSMMREGKIAKNQRKFIHFPRLAADLMLEGFPMELVDGDAANIPLQWVTDVLTELHGKLGGKSRMLVLSVLGGQGSGKSTLLNTIFGLQFAVSSGRCTRGAFMSLVKVAETFQQDLACDFLLVIDTEGLKAPEPANLEDSYEHDNELATLIIGLSNIVIVNMAMENTTEMQAVLQIVVHAFLRMEEAGHTPTCLFVHQSVKDAAAYDQNMRDRKYLAEQLNEMIKAAAKMEKLQTQITVSDLMGDTPEKQNWYLPGLWQEDLPMAPVSTGYSERVYGLKKHVLASIYSTPKDIPQLIEWVRSLWSALKHENFLFSFRNPSVTNAYTKVSAQSVACEWEVRKEMNLWVTEKQTFFQNQQPGKLNVCVLTSVTKETEQKLSCLSRGFLEQIQNAAANQTVRNVQAFVRNTVPPSFQSTSDSHSICSNLVNVGKECRKKNTIQALYLKTIEGELDILLEDCKTRKNQIDSKELDVEFEEMWSETLSKIRLNCLDEKQVYQDIELLLREDLETSPSPKPEQHSNLLDHGTKAFVMKKEYLDLPLLKSLNEWFTQERWRKTEELVHSLTEQCKDYVKHLADDKEDYKEIYSRGLLRMINERLQETDVQNLHTSACFKVDLKLHILGEVVPLLEKMQANFLQENNPEVYLEKLKPQYLTTFKNLYLGTDSCQTRARDFSHWCLKPALVEYMNNRLGYKIVDDIVYGGQFDEYTNGSLFQFTVLKKLLKYVNFDTYIIYINNYANFVKIWVEGHLQDIYRQKTRLQNLEKEILSEIMKKVMEALESADQRANTVSDLLGLFCEALQNNLVITSDRLAAVQFENTANTEEFAADVQAALPELEKDILAEFDEMTFKSKLSNLSLKPQDEIFKCVFGCGKQCPFCKVPCEAGGMDHGEHFATVHRPQGLAQCKNKRTGMLEFSLCTSDVVSKAVFTNSETEAKFHPYKDYRQVYPDWRIQPDSSIDTSDYWKFVFNNFNYKFARKYNAKPANLPQTWKNITKEQALESLEEAFNIKQPTSTEAL